From Triticum urartu cultivar G1812 chromosome 2, Tu2.1, whole genome shotgun sequence, a single genomic window includes:
- the LOC125538586 gene encoding NAC domain-containing protein 92-like, whose product MEHGEQEQHAMDLPPGFRFHPTDEELITHYLAKKVADARFAALAVSVADLNKCEPWDLPSLARMGEKEWYFFCLKDRKYPTGLRTNRATESGYWKATGKDKDIFRGKALVGMKKTLVFYTGRAPKGDKSGWVMHEYRLNAKLHAASTSRGSLSGGRAASSRNEWVLCRVFKKSLLGGVVSSAPASSAAKKSGVGTMEEIGSSVAAVTPLPPLLDMSGSGASFVDPAAHVTCFSNNALEAGQFFNPTATGGCATDTDHHGLASSYSPLASFTQYGGQLHHGVSLSLVQLLESSGYHRGLADDMAPCGNQQQQPAACKGERERLSASQDTGLTSDVNPEISSSFGQKFDHEPAPWGY is encoded by the exons ATGGAGCACGGCGAGCAGGAGCAGCACGCCATGGACCTGCCGCCGGGCTTCCGCTTCCACCCCACCGACGAGGAGCTCATCACGCACTACCTGGCCAAGAAGGTCGCCGACGCCCGCTTCGCCGCCCTCGCCGTCTCCGTCGCCGACCTCAACAAGTGCGAGCCCTGGGACCTGCCAT CGCTGGCTAGGATGGGGGAGAAGGAGTGGTACTTCTTCTGCCTCAAGGACCGCAAGTACCCGACGGGGCTCAGGACCAACAGGGCCACCGAGTCCGGCTACTGGAAGGCCACCGGCAAGGACAAGGACATCTTCAGGGGCAAGGCCCTCGTCGGCATGAAGAAGACGCTCGTCTTCTACACCGGGAGGGCGCCCAAGGGCGACAAGTCCGGCTGGGTCATGCACGAGTACCGCCTCAACGCCAAGCTCCACGCCGCCAGCACCAGCCGCGGCTCCCTCTCCGGCGGCAGGGCCGCATCGTCCAGG AACGAGTGGGTGCTGTGCAGGGTGTTCAAGAAGAGCCTGCTAGGCGGCGTAGTGTCGTCGGCGCCGGCGTCGTCAGCAGCAAAGAAGAGCGGCGTGGGGACGATGGAGGAGATAGGGTCCTCCGTGGCCGCCGTCACCCCGCTCCCTCCGCTCCTGGACATGTCCGGCTCCGGCGCCTCCTTCGTCGACCCGGCGGCGCACGTGACCTGCTTCTCCAACAACGCGCTGGAGGCGGGCCAGTTCTTCAACCCAACGGCGACGGGCGGCTGCGCCACGGACACGGACCACCACGGCCTAGCCTCATCGTACTCCCCGTTGGCAAGCTTCACGCAGTACGGGGGCCAGCTGCACCACGGCGTGAGCCTGAGCCTGGTGCAGCTCCTGGAGAGCAGCGGGTACCACCGCGGTCTCGCCGACGACATGGCGCCGTGCGGcaaccagcagcagcagccggCGGCGTGTAAGGGCGAGCGGGAGAGGCTGAGCGCGTCGCAGGACACCGGGCTCACCTCCGACGTGAACCCCGAGATCTCTTCCTCCTTCGGCCAAAAGTTCGACCACGAGCCCGCGCCGTGGGGCTACTGA